Proteins from one Plodia interpunctella isolate USDA-ARS_2022_Savannah chromosome 7, ilPloInte3.2, whole genome shotgun sequence genomic window:
- the LOC128671242 gene encoding uncharacterized protein LOC128671242 isoform X2 translates to MRSTLAIVLLSTVIQLCQGTVNYCGAKMCGYTNVHTFCQYPAGPSPSCVGYVHAPLTPEEKLRILARLNRRRNDVSAGRLRDYPTAGDMLKLRWVEELAREAQRWADQCRPPQNPDEHDACRDLYSVSVGQCVASVVGEAPGLRPESMVDMWYMQSVHYKGNVSNYLFPMSITNYYGDFAQIVWSYTYMVGCGRSRFMIQLNGRSRTVERLVCNFSPRGPMSGEPIWIQDDPAAICPPRSSPDTEFKALCTYQPYLDVTNNMTTIEDNTLLNTLFEIEMNDILNYPGSLDEIYLTKIAVATLEDKAKTVPYNSFQKRDIISLDTPIVNNELNNNLQESDNAVRVIRIVENTKAILTHTTAKAKLVGRFKSYNPDDLMDVGGAQTTQNYEIPADLPKERDFDADYQYLNSYEETSTASDYKTTEHLNNTSEMTYPVVDNLTFINVTHNFVEDFVMSNLTINESIGDNNNASLVSLKEDELLSDPEIVRDLELALKQMEQSMETSTITTLMTSVEPEKVKRDLGMKSNELMESKPGDSHDIPSYLPDLNMTVDKAPMLNMILKYMPYLKPYKKELIDKVTNRAVIVSPSCFSLMVIIVRLM, encoded by the exons ATGCGCAGCACGCTAGCGATTGTGCTCTTGTCCACGGTTATCCAACTTTGCCAGGGAACTGTCAACTACTGTGGCGCTAAGATGTGCGGATACACTAATGTGCACACCTTTTGCCAATATCCT GCTGGTCCCAGTCCGTCCTGTGTGGGCTACGTGCACGCGCCGTTGACTCCGGAAGAGAAACTTCGTATCCTCGCCCGTCTGAACCGGCGACGGAACGACGTGTCCGCGGGACGCCTTCGTGACTACCCCACAGCTGGGGATATGCTAAAGCTG cGCTGGGTGGAGGAGCTGGCTCGCGAAGCCCAGCGCTGGGCGGACCAGTGTCGGCCGCCGCAGAATCCGGACGAACACGATGCTTGCCgagatttat ATTCGGTGTCGGTGGGCCAGTGCGTAGCGTCAGTGGTGGGGGAAGCGCCAGGTCTCCGCCCAGAGTCCATGGTCGACATGTGGTACATGCAGAGCGTTCACTATAAGGGGAACGTCTCCAACTATCTAtt tccAATGAGTATCACAAATTACTATGGAGATTTTGCTCAGATAGTGTGGTCGTATACTTACATGGTTGGTTGCGGAAGAAGTCGATTTATG ATCCAGCTAAATGGTCGATCCCGTACAGTAGAACGACTGGTATGCAACTTTTCCCCAAGAGGCCCCATGTCAGGCGAACCCATCTGGATACAAGATGATCCTGCGGCCATTTGTCCACCGCGGTCATCACCAGATACGGAATTTAAAGCGCTTTGCACTTATC agCCCTACTTAGATGTGACTAATAACATGACAACTATAGAAGACAATACGTTGTTAAACAcattatttgaaatagaaatgaaTGACATTTTGAACTATCCAGGGAGCTtggatgaaatatatttaactaagaTTGCAGTTGCTACGTTGGAAGATAAAGCGAAAACTGTTCCGTATAATAGCTTTCAAAAACGAGATATAATATCACTAGATACGCCTATTGTGAATAATGAACTAAATAACAATTTGCAAGAATCCGATAATGCAGTTCGTGTAATTAGAATAGTAGAAAATACAAAAGCAATTTTAACACACACTACTGCTAAAGCAAAATTGGTGGGAAGATTTAAATCTTATAATCCCGATGATTTAATGGACGTTGGTGGTGCCCAAACAacacaaa ATTATGAAATTCCCGCTGATTTACCAAAGGAAAGGGATTTTGACGCAGACTACCAGTATCTAAATTCTTATGAAG AAACATCTACGGCTTCAGACTACAAAACAACAGAGCACTTGAATAATACATCGGAAATGACTTATCCTGTAGTAGACAACCTcacttttattaatgttacCCACAACTTTGTAGAAGACTTCGTAATGAGCAATTTAACTATCAATGAATCTATTGGAGACAATAATAATGCTTCTTTAGTTTCATTGAAAGAGGATGAACTTCTGTCGGATC cGGAAATAGTACGAGATCTCGAGTTGGCGTTGAAGCAGATGGAACAGAGTATGGAAACATCAACAATAACAACGCTTATGACATCGGTTGAGCCTGAAAAG GTGAAACGTGATCTCGGAATGAAATCAAATGAGCTTATGGAAAGCAAACCAGGAGATTCCCATGACATACCATCGTACTTGCCAGATTTAAACATGACTGTGGATAAGGCACCGATGCTGAATATGATATTGAAGTACATGCCCTATttaaaaccatacaaaaaggAACTTATAGACAAAGTTACAAATAGGGCTGTCATTGTGTCGCCATCTTGTTTTAGTCTTATGGTGATTATTGTACGTTTAATGTAA
- the LOC128671242 gene encoding uncharacterized protein LOC128671242 isoform X1 produces the protein MRSTLAIVLLSTVIQLCQGTVNYCGAKMCGYTNVHTFCQYPAGPSPSCVGYVHAPLTPEEKLRILARLNRRRNDVSAGRLRDYPTAGDMLKLRWVEELAREAQRWADQCRPPQNPDEHDACRDLYSVSVGQCVASVVGEAPGLRPESMVDMWYMQSVHYKGNVSNYLFPMSITNYYGDFAQIVWSYTYMVGCGRSRFMIQLNGRSRTVERLVCNFSPRGPMSGEPIWIQDDPAAICPPRSSPDTEFKALCTYQPYLDVTNNMTTIEDNTLLNTLFEIEMNDILNYPGSLDEIYLTKIAVATLEDKAKTVPYNSFQKRDIISLDTPIVNNELNNNLQESDNAVRVIRIVENTKAILTHTTAKAKLVGRFKSYNPDDLMDVGGAQTTQNYEIPADLPKERDFDADYQYLNSYEGDLVSTDNVIASSETSTASDYKTTEHLNNTSEMTYPVVDNLTFINVTHNFVEDFVMSNLTINESIGDNNNASLVSLKEDELLSDPEIVRDLELALKQMEQSMETSTITTLMTSVEPEKVKRDLGMKSNELMESKPGDSHDIPSYLPDLNMTVDKAPMLNMILKYMPYLKPYKKELIDKVTNRAVIVSPSCFSLMVIIVRLM, from the exons ATGCGCAGCACGCTAGCGATTGTGCTCTTGTCCACGGTTATCCAACTTTGCCAGGGAACTGTCAACTACTGTGGCGCTAAGATGTGCGGATACACTAATGTGCACACCTTTTGCCAATATCCT GCTGGTCCCAGTCCGTCCTGTGTGGGCTACGTGCACGCGCCGTTGACTCCGGAAGAGAAACTTCGTATCCTCGCCCGTCTGAACCGGCGACGGAACGACGTGTCCGCGGGACGCCTTCGTGACTACCCCACAGCTGGGGATATGCTAAAGCTG cGCTGGGTGGAGGAGCTGGCTCGCGAAGCCCAGCGCTGGGCGGACCAGTGTCGGCCGCCGCAGAATCCGGACGAACACGATGCTTGCCgagatttat ATTCGGTGTCGGTGGGCCAGTGCGTAGCGTCAGTGGTGGGGGAAGCGCCAGGTCTCCGCCCAGAGTCCATGGTCGACATGTGGTACATGCAGAGCGTTCACTATAAGGGGAACGTCTCCAACTATCTAtt tccAATGAGTATCACAAATTACTATGGAGATTTTGCTCAGATAGTGTGGTCGTATACTTACATGGTTGGTTGCGGAAGAAGTCGATTTATG ATCCAGCTAAATGGTCGATCCCGTACAGTAGAACGACTGGTATGCAACTTTTCCCCAAGAGGCCCCATGTCAGGCGAACCCATCTGGATACAAGATGATCCTGCGGCCATTTGTCCACCGCGGTCATCACCAGATACGGAATTTAAAGCGCTTTGCACTTATC agCCCTACTTAGATGTGACTAATAACATGACAACTATAGAAGACAATACGTTGTTAAACAcattatttgaaatagaaatgaaTGACATTTTGAACTATCCAGGGAGCTtggatgaaatatatttaactaagaTTGCAGTTGCTACGTTGGAAGATAAAGCGAAAACTGTTCCGTATAATAGCTTTCAAAAACGAGATATAATATCACTAGATACGCCTATTGTGAATAATGAACTAAATAACAATTTGCAAGAATCCGATAATGCAGTTCGTGTAATTAGAATAGTAGAAAATACAAAAGCAATTTTAACACACACTACTGCTAAAGCAAAATTGGTGGGAAGATTTAAATCTTATAATCCCGATGATTTAATGGACGTTGGTGGTGCCCAAACAacacaaa ATTATGAAATTCCCGCTGATTTACCAAAGGAAAGGGATTTTGACGCAGACTACCAGTATCTAAATTCTTATGAAGGTGACTTAGTTTCTACTGACAATGTAATAGCAAGTTCTG AAACATCTACGGCTTCAGACTACAAAACAACAGAGCACTTGAATAATACATCGGAAATGACTTATCCTGTAGTAGACAACCTcacttttattaatgttacCCACAACTTTGTAGAAGACTTCGTAATGAGCAATTTAACTATCAATGAATCTATTGGAGACAATAATAATGCTTCTTTAGTTTCATTGAAAGAGGATGAACTTCTGTCGGATC cGGAAATAGTACGAGATCTCGAGTTGGCGTTGAAGCAGATGGAACAGAGTATGGAAACATCAACAATAACAACGCTTATGACATCGGTTGAGCCTGAAAAG GTGAAACGTGATCTCGGAATGAAATCAAATGAGCTTATGGAAAGCAAACCAGGAGATTCCCATGACATACCATCGTACTTGCCAGATTTAAACATGACTGTGGATAAGGCACCGATGCTGAATATGATATTGAAGTACATGCCCTATttaaaaccatacaaaaaggAACTTATAGACAAAGTTACAAATAGGGCTGTCATTGTGTCGCCATCTTGTTTTAGTCTTATGGTGATTATTGTACGTTTAATGTAA